Genomic window (Megalobrama amblycephala isolate DHTTF-2021 unplaced genomic scaffold, ASM1881202v1 scaffold623, whole genome shotgun sequence):
tgtgctgtgtgtgatagaaaataaaagttgtcttaagccGCGGGTAGACTATAGCCAGGCCTACTTCATTTTCCGTGTCCCGCTCCATCTCGTGCACAGTTCAGCGCGCGAACATTTCAAAGTCTGTGCGCACTCTCTAGTGGACTGCTGTTTTTCAAGCCCCCCCTCCCCCTTATGATTCGACTATCAGTCGAATATCGGCAATCTGATTCGAATCGGATTCGACTATGTAAATCCGTAGTCGAGGACACCCCTAGTAATTTCATTGAGTCAACAGACTGAGGGTGTttgtttgtacatttatttctgtCTTTATGCTTTCAAATCTTTTCCTGaccattatttatatttatatattatatttaaaaacaaactcaGTTATATCATATAGtcatatattttccattttgacAGATCAGCTTCTCCCACACTGAAATTCATCGTAAATGAAGCTCCTCCCTCATcactcacatcatcagtgaagctcctcccacatcagTTATCCAATAAATAcgggaatattcccatcagacgaGCATCGGAGCATCAGGAGGAGCTGAAATCAtcaaagactgagtttattaaagaggacagtgagaacatgagtgatccagaaccctgcagaatgaaacacactgaagatactgaagaacaaagaggttggtgtttattcttcattcattcatgatgctgaacaacattcatgttagaaagattcaaACACTTTATTACAGTTAGATAAACAGTCAAACTATGAAATGGAACGATCTGTTTTTCTGTCAGTAAAGGGATGTTTgagaaaatttaaatattaaataatactaaatatagtttgaactgttttattttactgtttactgtaaaataaaacagttcaatttacaacataaccattattttttaatatattaacatCATTGATAGTTTTTTCAGGAATAAACAGTAAACTCCAAACTGTGTCAAGTAAATACactttccagaatggctgacagggtTGTAAGATTAAATAAAGCAAAATCTTATTTATAGTTCCTGATGAAGTTGTATTTCTCTTATAGAAGTTATATAGATTATTCTTCTTTGagtaactttggtaacagggttgatgaatgCGATTGAACTAAATACGATGgattgagattattttcttgtgctcccatcatgctgtagaaaGAGATCAGATCATGTCACTTCCTGTATGTCACAGTTAAAAAGGCATCAAAGTGACAGTAATATTTTATAGCAGTTGTCCAGGATGTAGAATTTGAGGGTGAACCAGACACAAATGAATCTTGCagatgattcattcaaacagaATATCCCATTGAATTCTGAATCAACACTCAGGAATCTAATTCAGTTGAGCCTAGCTGAGGAAAGAGATGTCAACCTCAAGCAGTTTGTAAAAGACGGATTGGTTTGAAGAGGGCACAGCTCGAGCCCCACcataataaattaaaagataGATAAAAGAAAGATAAATCTCAAGACAGAGAAACAAAAATTCAAATCATtctttgaattaaatttattgtATTCTTACTAATAGAAATCATGTCTAAACTGTACTCTTGGGTAGATCAGGAAGATAAGAGACCATCAGATAATGTGATTTATGGTGAGAGGAGGAGAAATGTATACATCATACAAAAGACAATGTTTAATTGGTCAGTACTCCCTTCAGAGGCTGGACAGAAATTCAAGTTTAAAATCTCAGAATACGAACAAAGCTTCAGACGAGTAGAAAAGACAATGACAAGAAGATAAAGGCAGATCAGCTTCATTCAAGCCATCACACTCTCGTCTCACTttcatttgttttagttttctttTCCATTGAGAGTCTTTCTAAGTTTGGTTTTGCCGCAAAGTTTAACCCCCAGAGGTCTGAGTGATTCTGGGTCCCTTGAGATGTTTTgtcatgctctgacatttgtgcttatttCAGCTACTAATATCATACTATTGGCCAACATGTAATTTtgctgtattcagcacaaactctgctacaataatatgtgagcaatATAGATATACATGttcacatttttttgtaaataaagattATGCGTGGTTAGAaagttttttttggggggggggggatctCCTTGCAATAAGGCTATAAAACATATTCTGAATAGTTGTTAATAAGACTTTTGAGTTATCAAGCTTGTAGGCTAGAATTTTTACTACGCAATTATGTAAAGATTATTCTGAACTTTTTAACACCAACAACAATATAATGATTTGAATTTTCTAAGTCAGTTTTTGTGTCAGCACTGCTGGGTGGGAGTGGTGATGGCCATGAATATTTATGTGGAGACAAAGTGGAGACAAAGGacacttcttcttcttcttattattattattatcataattattttgatgtactgaaaatgaaattaaactttttttctttgatttcagacctgatggaagtgaaggaggagagtgaagaactgagtgaagtggaggagaaacatcatgacaaacctggagaaaaacctttgagtcgctcaaagactaaaaagacatttttaaatgaaagaagagccaagaaatctgcaacctgcactcagtgtggaaagagtttcacacacaaAAGTCATCTTGAAGCTCAtatgagagttcatactggagaaagacCGTTCACATGTAAtcaatgtggaaagagcttcaATCAATCGTCAAACCTTAAAgatcacatgaggatccacaccggagagaagccgttcacacgTGATCAATGTGGTAAAACATTTACTCAGTCAATAATCCTGAAGAGACACATGAcagttcatacaaaggagaagccacatccatgttctgtgtgtggaaagagtttttcacagctgggaagtttaaaagaacatcaGAAAATTCATACTGGTttgagagagtacatgtgctttgagtgtgagaaaacatttattacagCAGACTGTTTAAAACGTCACcagaggattcacactggagaaaaaccttacaagtgttcacactgtgacaagagattcagtcagacAGGAACACTAAAAAGACACGAGAAGATCCaccctggagaaaaaccttacaagtgttcacactgtgacgagattcagtcagtcaggAACACTGAAGACACATGAGAGaatccacagcagagagaagctgcacacgtgtgatcagtgtggaaataGTTTCactattaaaggtcccgttcttcgtggttttttgaagctttgattgtgtttatagtgtgcaatataacatgtgttcatgtttcgcgtgtaaaaaaacacagtatttttcacataatttacttatctgtataccgctgtttccactgtcataaaaacgggctgatgacttc
Coding sequences:
- the LOC125262148 gene encoding gastrula zinc finger protein XlCGF49.1-like, with the protein product MRVHTGERPFTCNQCGKSFNQSSNLKDHMRIHTGEKPFTRDQCGKTFTQSIILKRHMTVHTKEKPHPCSVCGKSFSQLGSLKEHQKIHTGLREYMCFECEKTFITADCLKRHQRIHTGEKPYKCSHCDKRFSQTGTLKRHEKIHPGEKPYKCSHCDEIQSVRNTEDT